In the Cheilinus undulatus linkage group 19, ASM1832078v1, whole genome shotgun sequence genome, one interval contains:
- the rnf32 gene encoding RING finger protein 32 isoform X4, with protein MLQPDFSLTDPLWRCKRKAARSPQARGAEVRALWRQDQQEEREYVLESSCPPLTLAQKLGLVASPGERLTEDEWMQVKARSVHQGESAQPCAICREEFQLQPQVLLSCSHVFHQACLQAFERFSRKMCCPLCRKEQYETRLIHDAARLFRHQCATRIQACWRGYVARKRYKTLRKSICPKDKQLRRRFFEAKLQELNDSFVRYCHTDTEAFLSDINRSLSSSRQVFQQLERKTVSEPRENDWDRIQSQVIQRDVRDCPICLTALCSSSLLPEACTSTHGHRPTVLLSCSHLYHQLCLEAFEAFTVENRPSCPLCRSLYHKKLI; from the exons ATGCTGCAACCAGATTTCTCACTCACTGATCCTTTGTGGAGATGCAAAAGAAAAGCAGCCAGAAGCCCACAAGCAAGAGGAGCAGAAGTCAGGGCTTTATGGAGACAAGATCAGCAAGAAGAGAGGGAATATGTGCTTGAATCCTCTTGTCCTCCTCTAACTTTag CACAGAAATTGGGTTTGGTGGCCTCCCCAGGAGAAAGACTGACagaggatgaatggatgcaggTCAAGGCGAGGTCTGTTCATCAAGGGGAATCTGCTCAGCCCTGCGCAATATGCAGGGAGGAGTTTCAACTCCAGCCTCAG GTTTTGCTGTCCTGTTCTCATGTTTTCCATCAAGCTTGTTTGCAAGCATTTGAGAGGTTTTCCCGTAAGATGTGCTGCCCTTTGTGCAGAAAAGAGCAGTATGAGACCAGGTTGATCCATGATGCAGCTCGTCTCTTCAGACACCAGTGTGCCACAAG AATTCAAGCATGCTGGCGAGGCTATGTGGCTCGAAAAAGGTACAAAACATTGAGAAAATCCATCTGCCCAAAGGACAAGCAGCTGAGACGCAGGTTCTTTGAAGCTAAG TTGCAGGAGTTGAATGACAGCTTTGTCCGATACTGTCACACCGACACGGAGGCTTTTCTGAGTGATATCAACCGCTCGCTGTCATCAAGCAGGCAAGTGTTCCAGCAGCTGGAGAGGAAGACCGTCTCAGAACCTCGGGAGAATGACTGGGACCGAATACAGAGCCAG GTTATCCAGAGAGATGTCAGAGATTGCCCCATCTGCCTGACAGCACTGTGCAGCTCAAGCCTTTTACCAGAAGCATGTACATCCACCCATGGACACAGACCAACCGTGCTCCTGTCCTGCTCCCATCTCTACCACCAGCTCTGTCTGGAGGCTTTTGAGGCTTTCACTGTAGAGAACAGACCCTCCTGTCCCCTGTGCAGATCTCTCTACCACAAAAAACTCATCTGA
- the rnf32 gene encoding RING finger protein 32 isoform X1, with protein MVDKSTDLLVGWLSKARNELVVNAVAFQDHITRTMLQPDFSLTDPLWRCKRKAARSPQARGAEVRALWRQDQQEEREYVLESSCPPLTLAQKLGLVASPGERLTEDEWMQVKARSVHQGESAQPCAICREEFQLQPQVLLSCSHVFHQACLQAFERFSRKMCCPLCRKEQYETRLIHDAARLFRHQCATRIQACWRGYVARKRYKTLRKSICPKDKQLRRRFFEAKLQELNDSFVRYCHTDTEAFLSDINRSLSSSRQVFQQLERKTVSEPRENDWDRIQSQVIQRDVRDCPICLTALCSSSLLPEACTSTHGHRPTVLLSCSHLYHQLCLEAFEAFTVENRPSCPLCRSLYHKKLI; from the exons ATGGTAGATAAATCGACAGACCTCCTTGTT GGCTGGTTATCTAAAGCGAGAAATGAGCTGGTGGTCAATGCAGTTGCCTTTCAAGACCACATCACACGCACCATGCTGCAACCAGATTTCTCACTCACTGATCCTTTGTGGAGATGCAAAAGAAAAGCAGCCAGAAGCCCACAAGCAAGAGGAGCAGAAGTCAGGGCTTTATGGAGACAAGATCAGCAAGAAGAGAGGGAATATGTGCTTGAATCCTCTTGTCCTCCTCTAACTTTag CACAGAAATTGGGTTTGGTGGCCTCCCCAGGAGAAAGACTGACagaggatgaatggatgcaggTCAAGGCGAGGTCTGTTCATCAAGGGGAATCTGCTCAGCCCTGCGCAATATGCAGGGAGGAGTTTCAACTCCAGCCTCAG GTTTTGCTGTCCTGTTCTCATGTTTTCCATCAAGCTTGTTTGCAAGCATTTGAGAGGTTTTCCCGTAAGATGTGCTGCCCTTTGTGCAGAAAAGAGCAGTATGAGACCAGGTTGATCCATGATGCAGCTCGTCTCTTCAGACACCAGTGTGCCACAAG AATTCAAGCATGCTGGCGAGGCTATGTGGCTCGAAAAAGGTACAAAACATTGAGAAAATCCATCTGCCCAAAGGACAAGCAGCTGAGACGCAGGTTCTTTGAAGCTAAG TTGCAGGAGTTGAATGACAGCTTTGTCCGATACTGTCACACCGACACGGAGGCTTTTCTGAGTGATATCAACCGCTCGCTGTCATCAAGCAGGCAAGTGTTCCAGCAGCTGGAGAGGAAGACCGTCTCAGAACCTCGGGAGAATGACTGGGACCGAATACAGAGCCAG GTTATCCAGAGAGATGTCAGAGATTGCCCCATCTGCCTGACAGCACTGTGCAGCTCAAGCCTTTTACCAGAAGCATGTACATCCACCCATGGACACAGACCAACCGTGCTCCTGTCCTGCTCCCATCTCTACCACCAGCTCTGTCTGGAGGCTTTTGAGGCTTTCACTGTAGAGAACAGACCCTCCTGTCCCCTGTGCAGATCTCTCTACCACAAAAAACTCATCTGA
- the rnf32 gene encoding RING finger protein 32 isoform X2, protein MAMRKGWLSKARNELVVNAVAFQDHITRTMLQPDFSLTDPLWRCKRKAARSPQARGAEVRALWRQDQQEEREYVLESSCPPLTLAQKLGLVASPGERLTEDEWMQVKARSVHQGESAQPCAICREEFQLQPQVLLSCSHVFHQACLQAFERFSRKMCCPLCRKEQYETRLIHDAARLFRHQCATRIQACWRGYVARKRYKTLRKSICPKDKQLRRRFFEAKLQELNDSFVRYCHTDTEAFLSDINRSLSSSRQVFQQLERKTVSEPRENDWDRIQSQVIQRDVRDCPICLTALCSSSLLPEACTSTHGHRPTVLLSCSHLYHQLCLEAFEAFTVENRPSCPLCRSLYHKKLI, encoded by the exons ATGGCAATGCGGAAG GGCTGGTTATCTAAAGCGAGAAATGAGCTGGTGGTCAATGCAGTTGCCTTTCAAGACCACATCACACGCACCATGCTGCAACCAGATTTCTCACTCACTGATCCTTTGTGGAGATGCAAAAGAAAAGCAGCCAGAAGCCCACAAGCAAGAGGAGCAGAAGTCAGGGCTTTATGGAGACAAGATCAGCAAGAAGAGAGGGAATATGTGCTTGAATCCTCTTGTCCTCCTCTAACTTTag CACAGAAATTGGGTTTGGTGGCCTCCCCAGGAGAAAGACTGACagaggatgaatggatgcaggTCAAGGCGAGGTCTGTTCATCAAGGGGAATCTGCTCAGCCCTGCGCAATATGCAGGGAGGAGTTTCAACTCCAGCCTCAG GTTTTGCTGTCCTGTTCTCATGTTTTCCATCAAGCTTGTTTGCAAGCATTTGAGAGGTTTTCCCGTAAGATGTGCTGCCCTTTGTGCAGAAAAGAGCAGTATGAGACCAGGTTGATCCATGATGCAGCTCGTCTCTTCAGACACCAGTGTGCCACAAG AATTCAAGCATGCTGGCGAGGCTATGTGGCTCGAAAAAGGTACAAAACATTGAGAAAATCCATCTGCCCAAAGGACAAGCAGCTGAGACGCAGGTTCTTTGAAGCTAAG TTGCAGGAGTTGAATGACAGCTTTGTCCGATACTGTCACACCGACACGGAGGCTTTTCTGAGTGATATCAACCGCTCGCTGTCATCAAGCAGGCAAGTGTTCCAGCAGCTGGAGAGGAAGACCGTCTCAGAACCTCGGGAGAATGACTGGGACCGAATACAGAGCCAG GTTATCCAGAGAGATGTCAGAGATTGCCCCATCTGCCTGACAGCACTGTGCAGCTCAAGCCTTTTACCAGAAGCATGTACATCCACCCATGGACACAGACCAACCGTGCTCCTGTCCTGCTCCCATCTCTACCACCAGCTCTGTCTGGAGGCTTTTGAGGCTTTCACTGTAGAGAACAGACCCTCCTGTCCCCTGTGCAGATCTCTCTACCACAAAAAACTCATCTGA
- the rnf32 gene encoding RING finger protein 32 isoform X3, with translation MVDKSTDLLVGWLSKARNELVVNAVAFQDHITRTMLQPDFSLTDPLWRCKRKAARSPQARGAEVRALWRQDQQEEREYVLESSCPPLTLGERLTEDEWMQVKARSVHQGESAQPCAICREEFQLQPQVLLSCSHVFHQACLQAFERFSRKMCCPLCRKEQYETRLIHDAARLFRHQCATRIQACWRGYVARKRYKTLRKSICPKDKQLRRRFFEAKLQELNDSFVRYCHTDTEAFLSDINRSLSSSRQVFQQLERKTVSEPRENDWDRIQSQVIQRDVRDCPICLTALCSSSLLPEACTSTHGHRPTVLLSCSHLYHQLCLEAFEAFTVENRPSCPLCRSLYHKKLI, from the exons ATGGTAGATAAATCGACAGACCTCCTTGTT GGCTGGTTATCTAAAGCGAGAAATGAGCTGGTGGTCAATGCAGTTGCCTTTCAAGACCACATCACACGCACCATGCTGCAACCAGATTTCTCACTCACTGATCCTTTGTGGAGATGCAAAAGAAAAGCAGCCAGAAGCCCACAAGCAAGAGGAGCAGAAGTCAGGGCTTTATGGAGACAAGATCAGCAAGAAGAGAGGGAATATGTGCTTGAATCCTCTTGTCCTCCTCTAACTTTag GAGAAAGACTGACagaggatgaatggatgcaggTCAAGGCGAGGTCTGTTCATCAAGGGGAATCTGCTCAGCCCTGCGCAATATGCAGGGAGGAGTTTCAACTCCAGCCTCAG GTTTTGCTGTCCTGTTCTCATGTTTTCCATCAAGCTTGTTTGCAAGCATTTGAGAGGTTTTCCCGTAAGATGTGCTGCCCTTTGTGCAGAAAAGAGCAGTATGAGACCAGGTTGATCCATGATGCAGCTCGTCTCTTCAGACACCAGTGTGCCACAAG AATTCAAGCATGCTGGCGAGGCTATGTGGCTCGAAAAAGGTACAAAACATTGAGAAAATCCATCTGCCCAAAGGACAAGCAGCTGAGACGCAGGTTCTTTGAAGCTAAG TTGCAGGAGTTGAATGACAGCTTTGTCCGATACTGTCACACCGACACGGAGGCTTTTCTGAGTGATATCAACCGCTCGCTGTCATCAAGCAGGCAAGTGTTCCAGCAGCTGGAGAGGAAGACCGTCTCAGAACCTCGGGAGAATGACTGGGACCGAATACAGAGCCAG GTTATCCAGAGAGATGTCAGAGATTGCCCCATCTGCCTGACAGCACTGTGCAGCTCAAGCCTTTTACCAGAAGCATGTACATCCACCCATGGACACAGACCAACCGTGCTCCTGTCCTGCTCCCATCTCTACCACCAGCTCTGTCTGGAGGCTTTTGAGGCTTTCACTGTAGAGAACAGACCCTCCTGTCCCCTGTGCAGATCTCTCTACCACAAAAAACTCATCTGA
- the rnf32 gene encoding RING finger protein 32 isoform X5: protein MVDKSTDLLVGWLSKARNELVVNAVAFQDHITRTMLQPDFSLTDPLWRCKRKAARSPQARGAEVRALWRQDQQEEREYVLESSCPPLTLAQKLGLVASPGERLTEDEWMQVKARSVHQGESAQPCAICREEFQLQPQVLLSCSHVFHQACLQAFERFSRKMCCPLCRKEQYETRLIHDAARLFRHQCATRIQACWRGYVARKRYKTLRKSICPKDKQLRRRFFEAKVIQRDVRDCPICLTALCSSSLLPEACTSTHGHRPTVLLSCSHLYHQLCLEAFEAFTVENRPSCPLCRSLYHKKLI from the exons ATGGTAGATAAATCGACAGACCTCCTTGTT GGCTGGTTATCTAAAGCGAGAAATGAGCTGGTGGTCAATGCAGTTGCCTTTCAAGACCACATCACACGCACCATGCTGCAACCAGATTTCTCACTCACTGATCCTTTGTGGAGATGCAAAAGAAAAGCAGCCAGAAGCCCACAAGCAAGAGGAGCAGAAGTCAGGGCTTTATGGAGACAAGATCAGCAAGAAGAGAGGGAATATGTGCTTGAATCCTCTTGTCCTCCTCTAACTTTag CACAGAAATTGGGTTTGGTGGCCTCCCCAGGAGAAAGACTGACagaggatgaatggatgcaggTCAAGGCGAGGTCTGTTCATCAAGGGGAATCTGCTCAGCCCTGCGCAATATGCAGGGAGGAGTTTCAACTCCAGCCTCAG GTTTTGCTGTCCTGTTCTCATGTTTTCCATCAAGCTTGTTTGCAAGCATTTGAGAGGTTTTCCCGTAAGATGTGCTGCCCTTTGTGCAGAAAAGAGCAGTATGAGACCAGGTTGATCCATGATGCAGCTCGTCTCTTCAGACACCAGTGTGCCACAAG AATTCAAGCATGCTGGCGAGGCTATGTGGCTCGAAAAAGGTACAAAACATTGAGAAAATCCATCTGCCCAAAGGACAAGCAGCTGAGACGCAGGTTCTTTGAAGCTAAG GTTATCCAGAGAGATGTCAGAGATTGCCCCATCTGCCTGACAGCACTGTGCAGCTCAAGCCTTTTACCAGAAGCATGTACATCCACCCATGGACACAGACCAACCGTGCTCCTGTCCTGCTCCCATCTCTACCACCAGCTCTGTCTGGAGGCTTTTGAGGCTTTCACTGTAGAGAACAGACCCTCCTGTCCCCTGTGCAGATCTCTCTACCACAAAAAACTCATCTGA